In a single window of the Thermoanaerobacterium sp. PSU-2 genome:
- the trpS gene encoding tryptophan--tRNA ligase produces the protein MQRVFSGVQPTGDIHIGNYLGAMRQFVKLQDDYSCLFCIVDLHALTVPQDPETLRKKSIELAGLYLAIGLDPKKVIIFVQSHVKEHSELAWLLQCMTYFGELNRMTQFKEKSKGKESVSVGLFTYPDLMAADILLYDTNFVPVGNDQKQHLELTRDIAIRFNNRFGDTFVIPEPMILKTGSRIMSLTEPDKKMSKSSENQYSKINLLDEPSLVKKKIMKAVTDSENMIRYDPENKPGLSNLLTLYSAFTDISIEDVEARFKGQGYGTLKKELVDVIVERLQEIQSNYRNLDLNFINEVLKDGAEKASEIAKATVNKVKDKMGLLPKA, from the coding sequence ATGCAGAGAGTTTTTTCAGGTGTGCAACCAACAGGGGATATTCATATTGGCAATTACTTAGGAGCAATGAGACAATTTGTAAAACTTCAAGATGATTATAGCTGTTTGTTTTGTATTGTGGATTTGCATGCATTGACGGTTCCGCAAGATCCAGAAACTTTGCGCAAAAAATCCATCGAACTGGCTGGACTTTATCTTGCCATAGGCCTTGATCCAAAAAAAGTGATTATTTTTGTTCAATCACATGTTAAAGAGCATTCAGAACTTGCTTGGTTGCTACAGTGCATGACATATTTTGGCGAGTTAAATAGGATGACTCAATTTAAAGAGAAAAGCAAAGGTAAAGAGTCTGTTTCTGTAGGTTTGTTCACGTATCCTGATCTGATGGCGGCAGATATCCTGCTATACGATACGAATTTTGTTCCTGTAGGCAATGATCAAAAACAACATTTAGAGCTTACAAGAGATATAGCTATAAGATTTAACAATAGATTTGGCGATACTTTTGTAATACCTGAACCGATGATTTTGAAGACTGGTTCGAGAATAATGAGCTTGACTGAACCTGATAAAAAAATGAGCAAAAGCAGCGAAAATCAATACAGCAAAATAAATTTATTAGATGAACCTTCTCTGGTAAAGAAAAAAATCATGAAGGCAGTCACAGATTCAGAGAACATGATAAGATATGATCCTGAGAATAAACCAGGTTTAAGCAATTTGCTTACGCTATACAGCGCATTTACCGACATAAGCATAGAAGACGTGGAAGCAAGGTTTAAGGGGCAAGGGTATGGAACCTTAAAGAAAGAACTGGTTGATGTCATAGTAGAAAGACTTCAGGAAATACAATCTAATTACAGAAACTTAGATTTAAATTTTATAAATGAAGTATTAAAAGACGGTGCTGAAAAAGCTAGTGAAATTGCAAAGGCAACTGTAAATAAAGTTAAGGATAAGATGGGACTTTTACCTAAAGCGTAA
- a CDS encoding ribonuclease HII, producing MKQFFTIKSLKEHIYNYGFEIEGCKISSNALRWLEKEKNRLNNLMKYENELYNLDYKLIGGIDEVGRGPLAGPVVAGCVILPKQSFIPDIDDSKKLSESKRELLSEIIKKKAIAYGIGIIDNEHIDRINILNSTYEAMKVAISNLNIKADFLLVDAISIPDIDIAQMPIIKGDAKSISIAAASIVAKVTRDNIMRKYDEMYPQYGFCKNKGYGTKEHIEAIKKYGPCPIHRKTFLKSILGD from the coding sequence GTTTAAAAGAGCACATATACAACTATGGATTCGAAATAGAAGGATGCAAGATAAGCAGTAATGCTTTAAGATGGCTTGAAAAAGAAAAAAATAGATTAAATAACTTAATGAAATACGAAAATGAACTTTACAATTTAGATTATAAGTTGATTGGAGGAATTGACGAAGTAGGGCGAGGACCTTTAGCAGGTCCTGTCGTTGCAGGATGTGTCATACTTCCAAAGCAATCATTTATTCCAGATATTGATGATTCAAAAAAATTAAGCGAGTCAAAAAGAGAACTATTGTCTGAAATAATTAAAAAAAAAGCTATTGCATATGGCATTGGCATAATAGATAATGAACACATTGACAGAATAAACATACTAAACTCCACTTATGAAGCCATGAAAGTGGCGATTTCTAATCTTAATATTAAAGCTGATTTTTTGCTGGTAGACGCAATATCAATACCAGACATTGATATTGCACAAATGCCTATAATAAAAGGTGACGCAAAAAGCATCTCGATTGCAGCTGCATCTATAGTAGCTAAAGTTACAAGGGATAACATAATGAGAAAATACGATGAAATGTATCCACAGTATGGGTTTTGCAAAAACAAAGGTTATGGCACAAAAGAACACATAGAAGCTATAAAGAAATACGGGCCATGCCCAATACATAGAAAAACCTTTTTAAAAAGTATATTAGGTGATTGA
- a CDS encoding YraN family protein, whose product MNNKILGNLGETIAENYLKKSGYNIVCKNFRCSIGEIDIIALNKDSLIFVEVKTRTSTKFGYPKEAVTYHKKSKIIKVAETFLAFNEKYTNHIFRFDVIEILVDPKTFKLNNINHIKDAFTL is encoded by the coding sequence ATGAATAATAAAATATTAGGTAATTTGGGAGAAACAATTGCAGAAAATTATTTAAAAAAATCCGGTTATAATATTGTCTGCAAAAATTTTAGATGCTCTATCGGAGAAATAGATATAATAGCGTTAAATAAAGATAGCCTGATTTTTGTTGAAGTTAAAACAAGGACTTCAACTAAATTCGGCTATCCCAAGGAAGCGGTAACGTACCATAAAAAAAGCAAAATCATTAAAGTCGCGGAAACTTTTTTGGCATTTAACGAAAAATATACAAATCATATTTTTAGATTTGATGTAATTGAGATATTAGTAGATCCAAAAACATTTAAGCTTAACAATATAAATCACATAAAAGACGCATTTACGCTTTAG
- a CDS encoding YifB family Mg chelatase-like AAA ATPase, which translates to MLSITKSMAILGIDGYVVDVEIDISNGLPAFDIVGLGDTEIKESRDRVRAAIKNSGYEFPVKKITVNLAPANTKKEGTSFDLPIAVGILICTGQVKTVDNDTVLLGELSLDGSLRPIKGALPMAMDARLYGIKRIILPYANAKEAAITKDVEVIPVKSLKDVVDYINGIKVINSIKIDIDELFKRENYDVDFSDVKGQENAKRAFEIAAAGGHNVMLVGPPGSGKTMLARRFPTILPEMTLEEALEVTKIHSIAGTLPEDVSLLTNRVFRAPHHTISTVSLVGGGRIPRPGEVSLAHYGVLFLDEFPEFRRDAIEALRQPLEDECVTISRVNATFTYPAKVILVVALNPCPCGYLGDDTHECRCTPNEIRRYQNKISGPLLDRIDLHVEVNRVDKQKYFDDDTNVETSEMIRNRVKKAREIQLKRYKGSGIFFNSQLNNNMIKKYIKLDEKTTDMIKEYFDTLGLSARAYNKIVKVARTIADLEGSHDVKYEHVVEAFQYRNLNNKYISN; encoded by the coding sequence ATGCTTTCTATAACAAAAAGCATGGCAATCTTAGGCATTGACGGATATGTAGTAGATGTAGAAATTGATATATCAAATGGGCTTCCTGCTTTTGATATAGTCGGATTAGGCGATACAGAGATAAAAGAATCGAGAGATAGAGTAAGAGCTGCTATAAAAAATAGTGGCTACGAATTTCCGGTTAAAAAAATAACAGTAAATTTAGCGCCTGCTAATACTAAAAAAGAAGGCACATCGTTTGATCTGCCGATAGCTGTAGGAATACTTATATGCACTGGACAAGTTAAAACTGTTGATAATGATACAGTTTTGCTGGGGGAGCTATCACTTGATGGTTCTCTACGGCCAATTAAAGGTGCGTTGCCTATGGCTATGGATGCAAGACTCTACGGAATTAAAAGGATAATACTGCCGTATGCAAATGCAAAAGAAGCTGCCATAACAAAAGATGTAGAAGTTATACCTGTCAAATCATTAAAAGACGTTGTTGATTACATAAACGGTATAAAAGTAATCAACAGTATTAAAATCGATATTGATGAGCTTTTCAAAAGAGAAAATTATGATGTAGATTTTTCTGATGTAAAAGGACAGGAAAATGCAAAAAGAGCATTTGAAATTGCTGCTGCCGGTGGCCACAATGTTATGCTTGTAGGTCCTCCTGGTTCAGGCAAAACCATGTTGGCAAGAAGGTTTCCTACCATACTTCCAGAGATGACTTTGGAAGAGGCATTAGAAGTTACAAAAATACATAGCATAGCAGGGACTTTGCCTGAAGATGTATCACTCCTGACAAACAGGGTTTTTCGAGCGCCTCACCATACTATTTCAACAGTTTCTTTAGTTGGCGGTGGCAGGATTCCGCGACCAGGAGAAGTTTCTTTAGCGCATTACGGTGTTTTATTTCTTGATGAGTTTCCTGAATTTCGTAGAGATGCTATTGAAGCGCTTAGGCAACCGTTAGAAGATGAATGTGTGACAATATCACGAGTCAATGCCACTTTTACGTATCCGGCTAAAGTAATTCTCGTTGTCGCATTAAATCCATGTCCTTGCGGCTATTTGGGCGACGATACTCATGAATGTAGATGTACTCCTAATGAAATAAGGCGTTATCAAAATAAGATTTCTGGTCCTTTATTGGATAGGATCGATTTGCATGTGGAAGTAAATCGCGTCGACAAGCAAAAATATTTTGATGATGATACAAATGTCGAAACATCAGAGATGATACGCAATAGAGTAAAAAAGGCAAGAGAGATTCAATTAAAAAGGTATAAAGGCAGTGGTATATTTTTTAATTCTCAGCTAAATAATAATATGATAAAAAAATACATAAAACTTGATGAAAAAACTACAGATATGATAAAAGAATACTTTGACACATTAGGACTTAGTGCCAGAGCTTATAATAAAATAGTGAAAGTAGCAAGGACGATTGCTGATCTAGAAGGAAGTCATGATGTTAAATATGAACATGTTGTAGAAGCATTTCAGTATAGAAATTTAAACAATAAATACATAAGCAACTGA